AAGTAGCTATGCCCGAGGTTGAGCACTACTTTTTCATCTTCGATGTGCATAGAATCGATGAGGTAGGAGAATTTCTCAGCGGCCAATGGGAAGTCTCCTTTGAGGTAGGCTTTTTCTCCTTCCTTTTTGAGGGAGTTGATCTTAGCGATATCTTGATCTCCGATACTGACCCAAACCAAAAGTACCAATAGCCAATTCATCATACTGTTAGTGTTTTTGTTTTTACCAATAGATCAATGAGTAGGAGTAGGAGGGCTAGTGCGAGGAAGTAGTAGTACTTGTTGGCTGAGACGTCTACTTGTTTGGCATCTCTGAGTTCGCCCTCGATGTCTCCGATGGTGTTGATGAGTCTTTCTACATCGTTTCGCTTGTCATTGATTTCAAAATAACTTCCGTCTGTCGCTGTAGCGAGTTGTTTGAGAGATACAGGGTTGAGTTTCGATATGACATCTTGTCCTTGGTTGTTTTTCTTGAAGCCATTGCGTGTCATGATTTTGCTGCCGTGAGAGGTGCCTATGCCGAGGGTAAATAGCTTGATGCCTTTGTCTTCTATTTTTTTGGCGATGGACTCGGTGTTTTCACCGAAATCTTCTCCATCACTGATGAGTATGATGATCTTGGATTTTTGACGCGTGACAGAGCTTTCTTCGTCGGTGATTTTTTCTAAAGCTAGGCCGAGTGGAGGGCCAAAGTCCGTGCCCGTGTTGGGGACAAGGTTGGTATTGAGTGTCTCAATGAACAGGTTGAGGGCGCTTTTGTCGTAGGTCAATGGGCACTGGATGTATGCCTCATTGGAAAACATAATCAACCCAATGCGGTCAGAGTTGAACGCTTCGACGATCTCCTTGAGTTCGAATTTGATTTTTTCTAGTCGGCTGGGCTGCACGTCAAAGGCGTTCATGGATTCGGAGAGATCCACACACATGAAGATGTCCTTGCCGATGGACTTGACTTCTTTCTTGGTTTGGCCAAAAGAAGGCCCCATGAGCGCAGCAATGAATAGTCCAAAATAGGTGCTTCTCAATAGGATTTTGTAGAAGACACGGCGGTACCCAGAACGCAACGCTCTAGCCGCACGAATGGTACGGGCCAAATAGGCCAAATAGAATAGCGCAAAGAGCGCAATGAAGATCAATTCGAGGGTACCGAGTGTACCTGTCCATACCATATGCTGTTGCCAATTTTAGAACCAAACAAATATAAATAGCCAAGCGCCAAGACCCAATTGCAGCGTCCTATTTAACAAATTTTAGCATTCGTCAATATACCGCAGACGACTAGATCTCGGTGAGATTGAGAAACAGTATTCCTGTGGGTTCGACTCCCGCTTTTTGGGCTTTCTTTTTGGCTTTTTGCGTTCTTTTTTTGATGAAGTTCAAGCTCTTATACTTGCTGTAGTAGCTCTTGAAATTGAGCTTGTCTTGTACCATCCATTGTTCGTAGGTAGCGAGGTTGTCTCTGAATTCCTTGTTTTCCAAATTGGGACTGTTGGGGGATTCGATTTTGTACTCGTTGAGGATGGCTAGGATGTACATGAGCTTTTGCTGAAGGATGAAGGTTTGTTCTCGAATCGAGCCAAACTTGCCTAGGTCGTTGAAACCAAAGGCGTTGATACCGGTAGTGATGGCTGCCATGATACCGACGAAAGGTACCAGTTCGCTGGCCGTCGAACCGTCCTCAAAGACATTGCCACTGGCTGTATATACGGCCAAAAACATGGAGGTCACGGAGAGACCTTTTTTGAGACTTTGTACTTTGTTTTCTCGGTCTTCCATCTGTGTATGGATCTGAGACAGCAGCTCGATGAGGTGGACAGCATCATTGCGGTAGTCGAGGTAGGTCTCGTAGGTGACTTCTGTGTTTTCGCGGTGTTCTACGGTGATGGTGAAGGCTTTTTGATCGACATAGCCATGTGGGTCTCGTACGACGAGGAGCATGTCAAACTTGCGAGGCTGCATTTCTATTCCTACGATATCAAAACTGGGAGTCCAGTGGATGGATAGGAGATTGTTTTGAAAGTCCCATACCATGCCTTCGGGTGCTCCGATGATGTCTACTTCTAGGTCGGAGAATTGGTCGTTTCCATCTTGAATGAATACTTTTTTGTCCAAGGTGATGCCTTCGTACAATTTTTCATTTTGTAGGTTGAGGATTTTTGGAGGTTCGTTTCGGATGCTTTTTCGGACCAAAAAAGTCTTGGAAATGGTGTTTGGGTTTTCGGGCCCTCGCTCGGTCACCTCCACGGTGACTTCCATAGGGAAGTAGCTGCGTAGGCGGTGGATTTCGTCACTGTTGACTTTCCAGGTGAATAGGCCCTTTTCGGAGAGTCTTGGGTTTCCTATTTTGCTGGGGATGATGAGTCTGTATAGGAGTGAATCATGATCCATATCCTGGGCAGAGAGGTCGATGGAGAGTTGCTCACCATCACTGATGTAGTACTCGTCGAGCACGGGAAACTTGAAGTAGGGCAGGTGGTTGTTGCTGCTGAGCGCAAAGAGTAGTACTTTCTGTGTTTTGATGTTGTTTTTGTTTTTCGCGACAAGCGTCAAACGATAGTATTTTTCATTGATTTGATCCTGATTGGGAGACCATTTCAGTTTGAGACTGTTTTTGGTCGTGTCCAGTTTGACGTTATGCAGTGACTTGAGGTCAATGTTTTCGTTGAAGTAGTAGTCTAGTGTGACGTCTGAAGAGTCGTTGGTCAGGGTACTGTGAGCACGAACATCTAGGTGGAAGTCCATGGTGGGGTTGATGCGGTAGACTCCATTTTGTAAGGTAGCACTGCTTTTGATGTCAATGACCGGCGCAGTGTTGGGCTGCTGCAGCATGACGAATAGGGATTGAGCATCGACCATGGTGTCATCTACATAGAGGTAGAATGTAATGGCTGTGTTGGGTTGGTTGTAGTAGGCTGGGACGGCCCAAGAGAAGCGAAGTTGATCGTCAAGAGTAGCTCCTTCGGGTGCATTTTGCATGCTGACTGTGCCGGCTTGTGTAGTTTTTTGGATTTGAAATTGTACCGTTCGGCCTGCCTGTGTGACGATGAAGTTGTTCTCGAGAATGAGTTTGAGGCTATCGTTGCTTTGAGCGGACAGGAAATTCGATAAAAATAACAGGTTGATTAATGCGAGTAATCTAAATTTTATCATGAGTCTTTCGGTACAAAAATGTTTTGCTTCGTGAGTATGTTTTTTTCGAAGCACTACTAAGAAAAAATTATGCCATTTTGGTGTGGTTTGGTGAATGGTGGGGATGTTCTAGTTCATGTTGTTTGCTAAATGATCAAATATCTGGGGGTTGGGTGATTTTAGGTATTGAGCCAATGCCAAAATTTTTGTACGATGTTGGCGCTCTTTGGTTTTTTTTGGCTGGATGTTTTAGGGGTGGCTTTCTTTTTTTTGACGACCTGGCTTTTGGGAGCAGTGGACACCTTGGATTGGTAGTATTGTGTCTTGGCCTCTTTTTCCTTTTTGAGCTTGTGGGCGAGTTGTTTTTTTTCTGCCTGTTCTTTTCGTCTGCGTTCTGCTTCTACGCTGTTGATTTGCGGTTTTTTCCTTTGTTGGTTCTTTGTTCGGTTGTTGCGTCGCGGTTTGCGAGAGCTTTCACGTGAGGGACCACTTGTGTAGAGGATGGTGTCTGGATCGAGAGGTTTGTTTTTTGCTTCTGCCTTTTTCTTGGCGATTTCTTCTGGGGTCTTGGGTTTAGGCAATTCTATTTTTCCTTTGATCGTCAAGCCTTGTAGCGGTTTGGCTTTGGCCGCTCGGATCAGTTGTACGGACTCGTCGTGTGCGGCCAATTCTGCACGTGCTTCGATGAATGTGCCGTCTTCTTGCTCTATTGGCTCGTATTCTTTGGGTTCCTCTTCGTTTTGAGTTGTGGTATCTTGTGTATCGGATCCAGCGAATGTCTCCTCTGTTTCCTCAGGCTCTTGCTCTTGTATTATAGAATCCAGGCCTTCTTCGATTTCTTGGGAGGGGTGTGTTTCTTCAGGTATGGGAGGGTTTTCGTTAGCAGTGGGGTCTACCGTAGGGCTGTCTTCTATGGGTAGGGGGGCTGCTGTAGCAGCGACGTGCTGTTCGTCAATCGCGGGGTTGGTAGCTACAGTTTCAGTGACGGGGATGTCCTGCCCATCGATTACGGGTGTTTCCTCTTTGGCAAACTGAAAGGCTTCCTGAACGAGTGCCACTGTTTCTTCGGATAATTTGGAGTTGCTCCCTTTGGATACATCAATCCCTTTTTCGGTTAGGAACTTGGAAAGTTGCTTGGGCGTTAGTTTTATTTTTCTTGCTAGGGAACTCAGTCTCATACTTCAATCGGTCGTGGCATTATAGATAGCACAAATATAATGGTCGAATAAAAAAATCAAGGCCAATAGACTAAGTAGTATCGAAAGAAGACAAGAAAAAGGGGTGATTTTTTAGTTCTTTTTTCTGATTTGGGGTCAAATGGTTGTCTTTGATGATGATATCGATCGAAAGAGGTTTTTTGGCACGACCGATAAGGCCAGGTCGAACGCTGGATAGGAGTGTGCGAAGTGGGGATTTTTTGTCCGCTAGAATCATCGCGGTGTAGGTTCCTGTTTTGGCCAGAAGGGTCTCAATCCATGGTGCAAGAATATGCTCATGACCAGGTCGTATGTAGAGGTAGTCTAGAGCAAGGAAGCGATAGTTGCGGCAGATCAGTCGATTAAAGAGGGGGAGTTTGCCGAGGATGTTTAGGAGTATTTTGCCCGAAAGGGCGGGAAGACTGTGTACGATCCAAGATTCAGGGTTGGCTTGTGCGCCTGCGAGGATTTGTCCTGATGCGTCACGGACGACGTAGTATTGCTCTCGGTAAAATAGATTCTCAGTAGAGTAGGAAGAGTAGCGGGCGTAGTAGGTATGTAAGAGTTTTTTTACCTCTTCGTGATCGATGGAGTCGATTCGCTGGCAGTTGAGCCGCTCCTTTGGGAAGAGGCGACCAAGCATGTGTGTGTTGAAACTTCGAATTTTTTCAAAGCCAAATTCTTCGCACAAGAGGGCGGATCGGACATTGTTGGGGTCGACATAGGCATAGAAGTAATTGGGATGGGATGGATTTGGCATGATTTCTTGCCCAGACAGCACGCTGTGCACTTCTGTTTTGATGCTGTTTTTTTTGGAGTGGACGGTCGTTTTGCGGTGATTGACACGCAGCTGGTCCAAAAAAGAGAAATAGCGTACGTAGAAACTAGTGACGGGCTGTTGGTCGAGTCTGCTGCTGCGCTCACAAAAGCAGCAAACGCCCAAGGTGCGGTGTGATTTGGAGAGGGATAGCAGGTGTGGTCGAGTGATATGGCTGAGTTTGTCACGTGTGGACAATTGCTGGTAGACAGGAGATTCATTGGGCGTACCGATTCGATTTTGGGCGAGTAGTGCTTTGGCTTCTTCGCCTATGGATTGGCTGATATGTAGTAGTCGTAGGGGCATGAAGGGGGTAAATGTTGCTAGGCTCTGTTTTGTGATATATCGTGTCGAATATAAAGTATCGTTTTCAAAGTTTCTAAAAAGAAGGATAAAGGGAAGCTGTCATATGTTGATCAGTCATATGGAACTATTCTCGCTACGACGGGGTTGAAACAGTGATTTGCGCAAGTCGCACATTGATAAAAACTATAATTCAATCCAAATAAACACGATGAAAGTAGAGCAAGGACAAAAAGCACCTGATTTTAACGTACAAGATATTTATGGCAAGACAGTGCGACTGTCGGATTTTAAGGGGAAGAAGGTGCTCTTGAGTTTCTTTAGGGATGTGAGTTGTCCTTTTTGTAATTTGAGGGTGCGAGATCTCTCCAATCGGCGTGAGCAACTGGAGGCAGAGGGGCTTCAGATGATTTTCTTTTTTGAGAGCTCGGCGGAGGTATTGACCAACAGTCTTTTGCATCAGAAGGCTTCTCCGATACCTTTGGTAGGAGATCCTGACAAGGCCATCTATGCGCAGTATGGTGTCGAATCATCAGCGCTCAAGATGATGAAGACGTTTTTTCAAACTGGTGCGATATCGGCCATGAAAGATGGTGCAACGATAGAGGTGGCACAGACCAAAGATAAAGCGAGTATGACTTTGATTCCTGCAGACTTTTTGATCGATGAAAAACAAATGCTTCATACTGCTCACTACGGGGGACATATTCGTGATCATATCACGGTCAGCGAATTAGAAAAATTTGTAAAGTCTTAGTAGCTTGTTGGTTTGAGGAGGCGCTAGGCGTCAAACTGACAGACTATGGAGATGAGAATTAGACAGGTCATATATCTTTTGTTGGGACCAGGCGCTGTACTGGTTTTGTGGGTAATGGGTCGGCCAGAGACCATGACCGAAGAGGCTTTTGCGGTGCTGTGTGTGACGGTGTGGATGGCGAGTTGGTGGGTGACCGAAGCTGTACCGATTGCTGTGACAGCCCTGCTGCCTATTGTTTTGTTTCCAATGACTGGAGCGATGGATATTGCATCGACGACTGCTGCGTTTGGACACAAATATGTCTTCTTGTATTTGGGAGGTTTTGTGTTGGCTATTGCCATCGAACGCTGGGGGCTACACCGTCGCGTCGCTTTGTTTTTGATCCATTTGATTGGGACCAATGTACAAGGTATAGTATTGGGGTTTATGGTTGCGACGGCTTTTTTGTCTATGTGGATCTCCAATACGGCCACCTCTGTGATGATGCTGCCTATTGGTATGGCGATTGTGTCGCAGTTCAAACACAATGCCGGTGAAGATCATCCCGATACCCAGCGCTTTGGCAAGGTACTCATGCTGGCGATCGCATACAGTGCATCGATAGGAGGAGTGGCTACTCTGATCGGTACACCGCCCAATCTAGTGCTAGCTGGTGTGCTCGAACAAACCTATGGTGTGAAGCTGAGCTTTTTTCAGTGGTTGCAGCTTGGGTTACCGATATCGGTATTGCTGTTGGTAATCTGTTGGTGTTATTTGACTCATCATGCTTTTCGCTTTTCGCAAAAATCATTTCCAGGAGGTAGAGAGGAAGTCAACCGTATGCGTGGTGCCCTGGGCAGGATGAGTACCGAAGAAAAGCGCGTACTCGTGGTGTTTGTGTTGACCGCTTCGGCGTGGATGTTTCGTTCGCTGTTGCAGCGATGGGTTCCGGCACTCGATGATACGATCATCGCGATGATAGCTGCTTTGGTGCTGTTTGTGATTCCCGCTGGTAGTGAGAACCGAAGATTGATTGTGTGGGAAGAAGCGGTGAAGTTGCCTTGGGGTATTATTTTACTCTTTGGGGGAGGCATGGCGTTGGCCAAGGGGTTTGCTGTGACGGGACTTGCTCAATGGATCGCTGCGCAAATGACTCAGCTAGACGGGGTTTCTTTGTTGGTGCTGATACTGATCCTTGTGACGATGGTCAACTTCCTCACAGAGGTGACTTCTAATCTAGCTACTACTGCGATGCTCCTGCCTGTGCTTGCACCGATGGCGCTGGCGTTTGACCTGCATCCATTGATGATCATGGTGCCTGTGACGATCGCCGCATCTTGTGCCTTCATGTTGCCCGTGGCTACCCCACCCAATGCCGTAGTGTTTGGGGCAGGATATCTACAGATCAAAGATATGCTGCGAGCGGGCATCTGGCTCAATTTACTGTCTGTTTTGTTGATTACCCTGTTTGTTTACTTTCTGCTTCCTCATGTTTGGGGTATTGATCCCCATGTTTTTCCTGTGGATTTCATGAGGGAATAAGGGATGTCGAAATTGCTTTTTGATATTCCTTATTCCGACCGTTTAGATCCTGTTTTAGAAAGATGTGAGGGGTCGCTACATCACAAAAGCATTGACGAATTTTGGGCCATGAATCTCGCAGTGATTTTGGATCAATCTCTCAGAAATACAGAGTGATCCTATGTGGCGGTCGATTCACAAAGCGACAAACAAAAAAGCTCGGCACATGCCGAGCTTTTTTGTTTGTCGGGATGACAGGATTTGAACCTGCGACCCCTCGCCCCCCAGGCGAGTACTCTACCGGACTGAGCCACATCCCGAAACTATGAAAAGGTTCTTTTCATGAGGCTGTAAATTTATAGTGATCGAAGGCTAATCTACAAGCGAAATGAAAAAGAAAAAGCCACTCTAGAGAGTGGCTTTCAAAGTCGGGGCGGCAGGATTCGAACCTGCGACCCCCTGGTCCCAAACCAGGTACGCTAACCGGACTGCGCTACGCCCCGAAACCGACTGCCACCGGTTATTGTTGGCAATCTTTGTGATCCGCTCAGGACTCGAACCTGAAACCTACTGCTTAGAAGGCAGTTGCTCTATCCAGTTGAGCTAGCAGACCGTGATCATTTTTGCGGAGAGAGGGGGATTCGAACCCCCGGAACGGTTTAACCCGTTCGCATGTTTAGCAAACATGTGGTTTCAGCCACTCACCCACCTCTCCGGGACAATAATCTCCCTCGTTTTCCTTGAAGTTTTGTGTACCTCTCAAAAACGAGATGCAAATATAGCATAACAATTTCGAGAACTGCAAAGCGGAATTGAAAAATAGGCCAAAAAAAGAGAGAATATTTTATAAGCCTTTGATTCCGTTGATTTTACTGTTCTTACAAAATTTCGAGTACGTTTTCAGGTGGTCGTCCGATGATCGCTTTTCCATTTTTGATCACAATCGGACGTTCGATCAAAATTGGGTTTTGGACCATGATATTGATCCATTCCTCGTCGTTGTGTTTTTGGTTTTTATATTGCTCTTTGAATATTTTTTCACCTTTTCGGATGAGCTCTAGAGGAGTGAGACCGAGCAGCGATAGGACCTCTGACAATTCCTCCTTGCTTGGTACGGTTTTGAGATATTCGATGATTTCGATATCCTCGTTGTGTTCTTGGAGTAGGGAGAGGGTGTTTCTGCTTTTTCCGCAGCGGGGGTTGTGATATATTTTAGTCATTTGTAGTTTGTTTGGTGGGGCCTTGGAGCTGGGTAGTGATCAAGGTCACAAGCCCTATACCAAAGAAGATCGTCATGAATAGGATAGAATTTCTCATCGTGCCTGTGAGGCTGAGGATGTATCCGTAGGTGAAGGTCCCCAGTACGGTGGCGAGCTTTTCAGTCACGTCGTAGAAACTAAAGTAAGACGCGGTATCTCTGGTGCCTTCTGGGATGAGTTTGGAGTAGGTCGATCGAGAGATGGATTGGATCCCTCCCATGACGAGTCCAAGCAATGCTGCCAAGCCATAGAAGGCAGTCTTGTCGTGGATCAAATAGGCAATCACACAGATGCTGAGCCAGATCACTACAGCGATGATGATTGAGGTCTTGTTTCCTTTTTTGCTGGAGATCCCCGAGAAGAGGTAAGCCCCCGCTATGGCCACCAGTTGGATGATGAGGATGACAAGAATCATCTCGACGGATTCCATACCGATCTCTTGTGCAGCGAATAGTGGAGCGAGGAGCATGACGGATTGGACCCCCATGCTGTAGAAGAAGAAGGACGAAAGGAACCGTATTGAATGAATGTTTTGTTTGAGATTTTTAAAGACTTTTTGGAGTTCTCGAAATCCTGAGCTGAGGACTGCGGAGGTGATTTTGTTTTTGGTCGGTTGATCTTTGAGTTTAGCGAAAGCGATATGAGCAAAGCCAAACCACCACAGCCCGACGATGAGAAAGACGAATTTGGTGGCACTCCCTGCTCCGTCAAAACCAAAGGTCTCAGGCATCTGGACGAGTACCAAACTCACGATGAGCAAGAGGACACTGCCAATGTATCCCATGGAGAATCCCCGAGCACTGACTTTGTCCATCATTGATTCTGAGGCGATTTCAGGTAAAAAAGCGTTGTAGAATACTACGGAAGAAGCATAGCCGATGCTAGCGGTCATTGCTAGAAGGATGCCGAGCTCGATGTTGCTCCCGTCGAAAAAGAACAAGCCCATGCAGGCCACCGATCCGAGATAGGTAAAGAAGCGCATGTAGGATTTTTTGGCACCTCGGTAATCTGCGATCCCAGATAGGACGGGGTAGAGCAGTACCGCGACCAAAAAGGAGAGAGAGATCGCATAGGAATAGAGTACAGAATTTTCGATTTGGAGACCGAAGAACTCGACAAGTGAACCTCCAAAAGCAGCTTCGGTGGCATTGGTGTAATAAATTGGAAAAATGGCCGTAGTGACGATGAGGTTGTACACTGAATTGGCCCAGTCATAAGAGCACCATGCGTTGATGGTTTTTTTGTCGTCTAGATTCATGACGCCAAGATATTTAATTTTGCTCGTAAAGGGGAGGAGTCAATTTTAAATTAGAATTAAAACTACTCGGATATGGATTTTCTTAATTTGTCAGTAATATTGAGCCCAAATTATATCAGCTAAAAATGAGCAGTCAAACACGATCTACTTTAAAACTAATCGCCATCGTCATCGTCCTATTGATGGTACTCATGCAACTCAATGTCGTCATTATCCCTTTCCTGGTTACGTACAAGTTTTGGATGATGGTAGGGGCATTTGTGATTCTACTGATTGCTTCTACCTGATTGCTTCTAGTTTTGGAGGAGGTAGTGTCGTTGGATGAAATCTACCAGCCATAATTGTACGCTGTCCTTTTGACTTGGAGTAGCTTGACGAAAGGCGTGGCCTGTCCCCTCTAGTTCATGAAATTCATACGGGATACCGAGTGTGTCTAGTCTTTCTTTCAAGGCGATAGATTGAGGGAAGGGGACGATCTTGTCGATGTTGCCGTGAATGATGAGCGTCGGTGGCGCTTGTGCCGTAATGTACTGCATCGGCGAGTAGGTTTGCATGAATTGGACCGCTTTGAGACTGTCACTCCTTGGATCAAAGCCAAACAGCTGACGCGTAATGTCCAGCTCTGAACGAATAGCCGTAGGGGCTTTTTCGAGCAAGGACTGGAGACTGTCGAGCATTTGTGATTGGTAGAGAAGCTCCAGGTCTGAGGGGCCGTATACGTCGATTACGTAGTTGATGTGTGGTATTTCTAGTTCCAACGAAAAATCTTGTGGTTGCCCATAGGCAGCCATCATTGCGATGTGTGCCCCAGCTGATTCTCCCATCAATCCCAAATTGTCCATGTCCAAACCATAGGTGTCTGCGTGCTCCTGTATCCATATCAGTGCCGAATAAGCGTCCAATACACAACCTGGAAAAGGTGAATGTGTACCATCAGCTAGTGTATAGTCAGGAGAGATGATTGTATAGCCTCGATTGCGCAGGGTGTTGATGGCTCCATGGTAGCGGTTGACATTCAGTGCTTCTTTGCGTCCCATGACCCATGCTCCTCCATGAAAATATACCACGACAGGTGACTCGTCATGTACGACAGTTGTAGGCAAATAGATGTCCAATTTGTGCGTGTCACTATATTGGATATGGTGTAGTACTTCGCCCTGTAAGATGGGCGCCTCGTTGGCAATGAAAAAATAAGCCAGCCATACTATCACCAATCCAGATGTGGTCAACGCCAGGATGACTATGGCCTTGAGTCGCTTTTTTAGTTTGTCGCTGAGAGGCATGATTGATAGAGCTTATGCATTGGAGAGGTTGTATAGCCACAGTGCTTCGATATCTGCTTTGATTGCAGGATCAGGCAATAGGCCTTTGTCTGGTGCCGTATCTATTTGATTTAGATTCATGGTATAGGGATCGACAGGCATGTCTATCGGTGTCCCATGTACTGCATGGCTTATGTGTCTAAATAGCTCCGCTGCGAAGTTTTCGATGACTCGAATATTGCTGGTTAATTTGTCGAGGAGTTCTGGAGTTTCATACTGTATTTCCAATCCATGGTGAAAATCACGCAAGCATGCCAAGTCAAAGGGGTCGACATAGCGATCGGCAATTGGATGAGTGTCGTGGGGCCTCCAAGCGATGAATAGGTCTTGGACTTTTTGATTGAGGATTCCTACTTGTCTACCGAGACTATCAGGGTTGGCAAACAGTGTTTTGAGTACGCGCAAGTTGGTGTAGCCCTTGTTGGTGAAAAGTAGGGTAAAAAAGGACCAATAGACTGCCCAATCCCAAAATATCTTGGCAACCATGATCTGGGTGTTGCCCATGAGCTGATACTTGTCCAGATAGGTTGGTATCCAATGTTCGAAGATGCCGAAGTGTGTTTTTTCATAGACATCCGCATGGATGAATATTGGCTCACCTGCTAAGTCACGTGTGATCAGGTCGGTGATCCAACTGTTGTTCATAGAAATGAAATCTGTACCAGGAGAGTATAGCGGGTCCAAGAATACGCCCGAGTCTCCAGTGACAGCCCATCGATCTTCGGAGTAGAGTTTGCCGCTGTGGTGGGAGTAGTGTTTGAGAAACAAGAAGTCAAGTACGTCGTCCTTGCGTGGGCCAATCTTTTCGAAGGCTTGGGGTTCATTTTTGCGTATCCATTCGAAGGCCTTGTCCTTGGTGTTGTATTCTGTAAAGTCGTGGAAGCGAGGGTCTGCTACGATCCCAACACTGGTGTTGCCTGAAGAGAGTGGGATGAACCATAGCCAGTAGCCAGTATCCATCAGGTGTACCGTACCGAGTCGTCTTAGTCCAGGTTTTAGCGTGGCGGACCATGCAGAGTCAGCGGCCCATTCCTGTACATCGATTTCGCCTTTGATGCGAAACCATGCGGCATTGATGTTGTGATCGACAGGTTTTTGAAATCCCATCTGTCGTTTGAGGATAGCACCTCGGCCGGTACAGTCGACGGTCCATTTGGCTTGGACGGTATGTTCTTGCCCAGCGATCGTATAGGTGACCGTATGCAATGGGGTGCCAAATTCTACCGATTTGACACGGCACCCGAGTTGCAATTCATTGCCAGCTGCTTTTGAGCGTTGGATGAGTTCGTTTTCGAAACTGCCTCGGTCTAGTTGGTGACTGGGGACGGGGAGACGTTCTCTCGGTCCGAGCTCTACTCTTCTGGAGAGGTTGTCTTTGTGCTGGGGCGAAAAGAAAAATCGCAGGCCGTGCTTGGGGAGCTGTTTTGCGTCAAGATAGTCCTTGAGATTGAGCACTTCTCGCAGGTAGTAGGTACCTAGTTCGACGGTGGATTCACCGACTTTGTGTG
The DNA window shown above is from Reichenbachiella sp. 5M10 and carries:
- a CDS encoding alpha/beta hydrolase is translated as MPLSDKLKKRLKAIVILALTTSGLVIVWLAYFFIANEAPILQGEVLHHIQYSDTHKLDIYLPTTVVHDESPVVVYFHGGAWVMGRKEALNVNRYHGAINTLRNRGYTIISPDYTLADGTHSPFPGCVLDAYSALIWIQEHADTYGLDMDNLGLMGESAGAHIAMMAAYGQPQDFSLELEIPHINYVIDVYGPSDLELLYQSQMLDSLQSLLEKAPTAIRSELDITRQLFGFDPRSDSLKAVQFMQTYSPMQYITAQAPPTLIIHGNIDKIVPFPQSIALKERLDTLGIPYEFHELEGTGHAFRQATPSQKDSVQLWLVDFIQRHYLLQN
- a CDS encoding DASS family sodium-coupled anion symporter gives rise to the protein MEMRIRQVIYLLLGPGAVLVLWVMGRPETMTEEAFAVLCVTVWMASWWVTEAVPIAVTALLPIVLFPMTGAMDIASTTAAFGHKYVFLYLGGFVLAIAIERWGLHRRVALFLIHLIGTNVQGIVLGFMVATAFLSMWISNTATSVMMLPIGMAIVSQFKHNAGEDHPDTQRFGKVLMLAIAYSASIGGVATLIGTPPNLVLAGVLEQTYGVKLSFFQWLQLGLPISVLLLVICWCYLTHHAFRFSQKSFPGGREEVNRMRGALGRMSTEEKRVLVVFVLTASAWMFRSLLQRWVPALDDTIIAMIAALVLFVIPAGSENRRLIVWEEAVKLPWGIILLFGGGMALAKGFAVTGLAQWIAAQMTQLDGVSLLVLILILVTMVNFLTEVTSNLATTAMLLPVLAPMALAFDLHPLMIMVPVTIAASCAFMLPVATPPNAVVFGAGYLQIKDMLRAGIWLNLLSVLLITLFVYFLLPHVWGIDPHVFPVDFMRE
- the arsC gene encoding arsenate reductase (glutaredoxin) (This arsenate reductase requires both glutathione and glutaredoxin to convert arsenate to arsenite, after which the efflux transporter formed by ArsA and ArsB can extrude the arsenite from the cell, providing resistance.) yields the protein MTKIYHNPRCGKSRNTLSLLQEHNEDIEIIEYLKTVPSKEELSEVLSLLGLTPLELIRKGEKIFKEQYKNQKHNDEEWINIMVQNPILIERPIVIKNGKAIIGRPPENVLEIL
- a CDS encoding VWA domain-containing protein, with amino-acid sequence MVWTGTLGTLELIFIALFALFYLAYLARTIRAARALRSGYRRVFYKILLRSTYFGLFIAALMGPSFGQTKKEVKSIGKDIFMCVDLSESMNAFDVQPSRLEKIKFELKEIVEAFNSDRIGLIMFSNEAYIQCPLTYDKSALNLFIETLNTNLVPNTGTDFGPPLGLALEKITDEESSVTRQKSKIIILISDGEDFGENTESIAKKIEDKGIKLFTLGIGTSHGSKIMTRNGFKKNNQGQDVISKLNPVSLKQLATATDGSYFEINDKRNDVERLINTIGDIEGELRDAKQVDVSANKYYYFLALALLLLLIDLLVKTKTLTV
- a CDS encoding translation initiation factor IF-2 N-terminal domain-containing protein, which gives rise to MRLSSLARKIKLTPKQLSKFLTEKGIDVSKGSNSKLSEETVALVQEAFQFAKEETPVIDGQDIPVTETVATNPAIDEQHVAATAAPLPIEDSPTVDPTANENPPIPEETHPSQEIEEGLDSIIQEQEPEETEETFAGSDTQDTTTQNEEEPKEYEPIEQEDGTFIEARAELAAHDESVQLIRAAKAKPLQGLTIKGKIELPKPKTPEEIAKKKAEAKNKPLDPDTILYTSGPSRESSRKPRRNNRTKNQQRKKPQINSVEAERRRKEQAEKKQLAHKLKKEKEAKTQYYQSKVSTAPKSQVVKKKKATPKTSSQKKPKSANIVQKFWHWLNT
- a CDS encoding MFS transporter; translation: MNLDDKKTINAWCSYDWANSVYNLIVTTAIFPIYYTNATEAAFGGSLVEFFGLQIENSVLYSYAISLSFLVAVLLYPVLSGIADYRGAKKSYMRFFTYLGSVACMGLFFFDGSNIELGILLAMTASIGYASSVVFYNAFLPEIASESMMDKVSARGFSMGYIGSVLLLIVSLVLVQMPETFGFDGAGSATKFVFLIVGLWWFGFAHIAFAKLKDQPTKNKITSAVLSSGFRELQKVFKNLKQNIHSIRFLSSFFFYSMGVQSVMLLAPLFAAQEIGMESVEMILVILIIQLVAIAGAYLFSGISSKKGNKTSIIIAVVIWLSICVIAYLIHDKTAFYGLAALLGLVMGGIQSISRSTYSKLIPEGTRDTASYFSFYDVTEKLATVLGTFTYGYILSLTGTMRNSILFMTIFFGIGLVTLITTQLQGPTKQTTND
- a CDS encoding redoxin domain-containing protein, with the protein product MKVEQGQKAPDFNVQDIYGKTVRLSDFKGKKVLLSFFRDVSCPFCNLRVRDLSNRREQLEAEGLQMIFFFESSAEVLTNSLLHQKASPIPLVGDPDKAIYAQYGVESSALKMMKTFFQTGAISAMKDGATIEVAQTKDKASMTLIPADFLIDEKQMLHTAHYGGHIRDHITVSELEKFVKS